Proteins encoded together in one Buteo buteo chromosome 26, bButBut1.hap1.1, whole genome shotgun sequence window:
- the LOC142045053 gene encoding histone H4 has translation MSGRGKGGKGLGKGGAKRHRKVLRDNIQGITKPAIRRLARRGGVKRISGLIYEETRGVLKVFLENVIRDAVTYTEHAKRKTVTAMDVVYALKRQGRTLYGFGG, from the coding sequence ATGTCCGGCAGAGGCAAGGGCGGGAAGGGGCTCGGCAAGGGGGGCGCCAAGCGGCACCGCAAGGTGCTGCGCGACAACATCCAGGGCATCACCAAGCCGGCCATCCGGCGCCTGGCTCGGCGCGGCGGCGTGAAGCGCATCTCGGGGCTCATCTACGAGGAGACGCGCGGCGTGCTGAAGGTCTTCCTGGAGAACGTGATCCGCGACGCCGTCACCTACACCGAGCACGCCAAGAGGAAGACGGTCACGGCCATGGACGTGGTCTACGCCCTCAAGCGCCAGGGACGCACCCTCTACGGCTTCGGCGGCTGA
- the LOC142045051 gene encoding histone H2B 1/2/3/4/6 yields MPEPAKSAPAPKKGSKKAVTKTQKKGDKKRKKSRKESYSIYVYKVLKQVHPDTGISSKAMGIMNSFVNDIFERIAGEASRLAHYNKRSTITSREIQTAVRLLLPGELAKHAVSEGTKAVTKYTSSK; encoded by the coding sequence ATGCCCGAGCCGGCTAAGTCCGCCCCCGCGCCCAAGAAGGGCTCCAAGAAAGCCGTCACCAAGACGCAGAAGAAGGGCGACAAGAAGCGCAAGAAGAGCCGCAAGGAGAGCTACTCGATCTACGTGTACAAGGTGCTGAAGCAGGTGCACCCCGACACGGGCATCTCCTCCAAGGCCATGGGCATCATGAACTCCTTCGTCAACGACATCTTCGAGCGCATCGCCGGCGAGGCCTCGCGCCTGGCGCACTACAACAAGCGCTCCACCATCACCTCGCGGGAGATCCAGACGGCCGTGCGGCTCCTGCTGCCCGGCGAGCTGGCCAAGCACGCCGTCTCCGAGGGCACCAAGGCTGTCACCAAGTACACCAGCTCCAAGTAG
- the LOC142045052 gene encoding histone H2B 7 encodes MPEPAKSAPAPKKGSKKAVTKTQKKGDKKRKRTRKESYSIYVYKVLKQVHPDTGISSKAMSIMNSFVNDIFERIAGEASRLAHYNKRSTITSREIQTAVRLLLPGELAKHAVSEGTKAVTKYTSSK; translated from the coding sequence ATGCCTGAGCCGGCGAAATCCGCTCCAGCACCGAAAAAAGGCTCCAAGAAAGCCGTCACGAAGACACAGAAGAAGGGCGACAAGAAGCgaaagagaacaagaaaggaGAGCTACTCGATCTACGTGTACAAGGTGCTGAAGCAGGTGCACCCCGACACGGGCATCTCCTCCAAAGCCATGAGCATCATGAACTCCTTCGTCAACGACATCTTCGAGCGCATCGCCGGCGAGGCCTCGCGCCTGGCGCACTACAACAAGCGCTCCACCATCACCTCGCGGGAGATCCAGACGGCCGTGCGGCTCCTGCTGCCCGGCGAGCTGGCCAAGCACGCCGTCTCCGAGGGCACCAAGGCTGTCACCAAGTACACCAGCTCCAAGTAA
- the LOC142045081 gene encoding histone H2A-IV, translated as MSGRGKQGGKARAKAKSRSSRAGLQFPVGRVHRLLRKGNYAERVGAGAPVYLAAVLEYLTAEILELAGNAARDNKKTRIIPRHLQLAIRNDEELNKLLGKVTIAQGGVLPNIQAVLLPKKTDSHKAKAK; from the coding sequence ATGTCTGGCCGCGGGAAGCAGGGCGGGAAGGCGCGGGCCAAGGCCAAGTCGCGCTCGTCGCGGGCCGGGCTGCAGTTCCCCGTGGGCCGCGTGCACCGGCTGCTGCGCAAGGGCAACTACGCGGAGCGGGTGGGCGCCGGCGCCCCGGTGTACCTGGCGGCCGTGCTGGAGTACCTGACGGCCGAGATCCTGGAGCTGGCGGGCAACGCGGCCCGCGACAACAAGAAGACGCGCATCATCCCCCGGCACCTGCAGCTGGCCATCCGCAACGACGAGGAGCTCAACAAGCTGCTGGGCAAGGTGACCATCGCGCAGGGCGGGGTGCTGCCCAACATCCAGGCCGTCCTGCTGCCCAAGAAGACCGACAGCCACAAGGCTAAAGCCAAGTAA
- the LOC142044833 gene encoding histone H2B 1/2/3/4/6 yields the protein MPEPAKSAPAPKKGSKKAVTKTQKKGDKKRKKSRKESYSIYVYKVLKQVHPDTGISSKAMGIMNSFVNDIFERIAGEASRLAHYNKRSTITSREIQTAVRLLLPGELAKHAVSEGTKAVTKYTSSK from the coding sequence ATGCCCGAGCCGGCCAAGTCCGCCCCCGCGCCCAAGAAGGGCTCCAAGAAAGCCGTCACCAAGACGCAGAAGAAGGGCGACAAGAAGCGCAAGAAGAGCCGCAAGGAGAGCTACTCGATCTACGTGTACAAGGTGCTGAAGCAGGTGCACCCCGACACGGGCATCTCCTCCAAGGCCATGGGCATCATGAACTCCTTCGTCAACGACATCTTCGAGCGCATCGCCGGCGAGGCCTCGCGCCTGGCGCACTACAACAAGCGCTCCACCATCACCTCGCGGGAGATCCAGACGGCCGTGCGGCTCCTGCTGCCCGGCGAGCTGGCCAAGCACGCCGTCTCCGAGGGCACCAAGGCTGTCACCAAGTACACCAGCTCCAAGTAG
- the LOC142045080 gene encoding histone H3 → MARTKQTARKSTGGKAPRKQLATKAARKSAPATGGVKKPHRYRPGTVALREIRRYQKSTELLIRKLPFQRLVREIAQDFKTDLRFQSSAVMALQEASEAYLVGLFEDTNLCAIHAKRVTIMPKDIQLARRIRGERA, encoded by the coding sequence ATGGCGCGCACGAAGCAGACGGCGCGTAAGTCGACGGGCGGGAAGGCGCCCCGCAAGCAGCTGGCCACCAAGGCGGCCCGCAAGAGCGCGCCGGCCACGGGCGGCGTGAAGAAGCCGCACCGCTACCGGCCCGGCACGGTGGCGCTGCGCGAGATCCGGCGCTACCAGAAGTCGACGGAGCTGCTGATCCGCAAGCTGCCCTTCCAGCGCCTGGTGCGGGAGATCGCGCAGGACTTCAAGACCGACCTGCGCTTCCAGAGCTCGGCCGTGATGGCGCTGCAGGAGGCGAGCGAGGCCTACCTGGTGGGGCTCTTCGAGGACACCAACCTCTGCGCCATCCACGCCAAGCGCGTCACCATCATGCCCAAGGACATCCAGCTGGCCCGCCGCATCCGCGGCGAGCGTGCTTAA
- the LOC142045049 gene encoding histone H1.01-like, whose product MSETAPAAAPAVAAPAAKAAAKKPKKAAGGSKARKPAGPSVTELITKAVSASKERKGLSLAALKKALAAGGYDVEKNNSRIKLGLKSLVSKGTLVQTKGTGASGSFRLSKKPGEVKEKAPKKRAAAAKPKKPAAKKPAGAAKKPKKAAAVKKSPKKAKKPAAAAAKKAAKSPKKATKAAKPKKAAAAAKSPAKAKAVKPKAAKPKAAKPKAAKAKKAAPKK is encoded by the coding sequence ATGTCGGAGaccgctcccgccgccgcgcccgccgtCGCGGCCCCCGCCGCCAAGGCCGCCGCCAAGAAGCCCAAGAAGGCGGCGGGCGGCTCCAAAGCCCGCAAGCCGGCGGGCCCCAGCGTCACCGAGCTGATCACCAAGGCCGTGTCCGCCTCCAAGGAGCGCAAGGGGCTCTCGCTCGCCGCGCTCAAGAAGGCGCTGGCCGCCGGTGGTTACGACGTGGAGAAGAACAACAGCCGCATCAAGCTGGGGCTCAAGAGCCTGGTCAGCAAGGGCACCCTGGTGCAGACCAAGGGCACCGGCGCCTCCGGCTCCTTCCGTCTGAGCAAGAAGCCCGGCGAAGTGAAGGAAAAGGCCCCCAAGAAGCGGGCAGCCGCCGCCAAGCCCAAGAAGCCGGCAGCCAAGAAGCCCGCCGGCGCCGCCAAGAAGCCCAAGAAGGCGGCGGCGGTGAAGAAGAGCCCCAAGAAAGCCAAGAagccggcggccgccgcggccaAGAAAGCGGCCAAGAGCCCCAAGAAGGCGACCAAGGCTGCCAAGCCCAAAaaagcggcggcagcggcgaaGAGCCCGGCCAAGGCGAAGGCGGTGAAGCCCAAGGCAGCCAAGCCCAAGGCGGCCAAGCCCAAAGCGGCCAAGGCGAAGAAGGCGGCGCCCAAGAAGTGA
- the LOC142045050 gene encoding histone H2A.J, translated as MSGRGKQGGKVRAKAKSRSSRAGLQFPVGRVHRLLRKGNYAERVGAGAPVYMAAVLEYLTAEILELAGNAARDNKKTRIIPRHLQLAIRNDEELNKLLGKVTIAQGGVLPNIQAVLLPKKTESHKAKSK; from the coding sequence ATGTCCGGCCGCGGGAAGCAGGGAGGCAAAGTCCGAGCTAAAGCCAAGTCGCGCTCGTCGCGGGCCGGGCTGCAGTTCCCCGTCGGCCGAGTGCACCGGCTCCTTCGGAAAGGCAACTACGCGGAGCGGGTGGGGGCTGGAGCGCCCGTCTACATGGCGGCCGTGCTGGAGTACCTGACGGCCGAGATCCTGGAGCTGGCGGGCAACGCGGCCCGCGACAACAAGAAGACGCGCATCATCCCCCGGCACCTGCAGCTGGCCATCCGCAACGACGAGGAGCTCAACAAGCTGCTGGGCAAGGTGACCATCGCGCAGGGCGGGGTGCTGCCCAACAtccaggctgtgctgctgcccaaGAAGACTGAGAGCCATAAGGCTAAAAGCAAATAA
- the LOC142044831 gene encoding histone H3, which produces MARTKQTARKSTGGKAPRKQLATKAARKSAPATGGVKKPHRYRPGTVALREIRRYQKSTELLIRKLPFQRLVREIAQDFKTDLRFQSSAVMALQEASEAYLVGLFEDTNLCAIHAKRVTIMPKDIQLARRIRGERA; this is translated from the coding sequence ATGGCGCGCACGAAGCAGACGGCGCGTAAGTCGACGGGCGGGAAGGCGCCCCGCAAGCAGCTGGCCACCAAGGCGGCCCGCAAGAGCGCGCCGGCCACGGGCGGCGTGAAGAAGCCGCACCGCTACCGGCCCGGCACGGTGGCGCTGCGCGAGATCCGGCGCTACCAGAAGTCGACGGAGCTGCTGATCCGCAAGCTGCCCTTCCAGCGCCTGGTGCGGGAGATCGCGCAGGACTTCAAGACCGACCTGCGCTTCCAGAGCTCGGCCGTGATGGCGCTGCAGGAGGCGAGCGAGGCCTACCTGGTGGGGCTCTTCGAGGACACCAACCTCTGCGCCATCCACGCCAAGCGCGTCACCATCATGCCCAAGGACATCCAGCTGGCCCGCCGCATCCGCGGCGAGCGCGCCTGA
- the LOC142044829 gene encoding histone H1-like has translation MSETAPVAAPAVSAPGAKAAAKKPKKAAGGGSKARKPAGPSVTELITKAVSASKERKGLSLAALKKALAAGGYDVEKNNSRIKLGLKSLVSKGTLVQTKGTGASGSFKLNKKPGETKEKATKKKPAAKPKKPAAKKPASAAKKPKKAAAVKKSPKKAKKPAAAAAKKAAKSPKKATKAGRPKKAAKSPAKAKAVKPKAAKPKAAKPKAAKAKKAAPKKK, from the coding sequence TCTCTGCTCCCGGCGCCAAGGCCGCCGCCAAGAAGCCGAAgaaggcggcggggggcggctcCAAAGCCCGCAAGCCGGCGGGCCCCAGCGTCACCGAGCTGATCACCAAGGCCGTGTCCGCCTCCAAGGAGCGCAAGGGGCTCTCGCTCGCCGCGCTCAAGAAGGCGCTGGCCGCCGGCGGCTACGACGTGGAGAAGAACAACAGCCGCATCAAGCTGGGGCTCAAGAGCCTGGTCAGCAAGGGCACCCTGGTGCAGACCAAGGGCACCGGCGCCTCCGGCTCCTTCAAGCTGAACAAGAAGCCGGGTGAGACGAAAGAGAAGGCGACCAAGAAAAAGCCGGCGGCCAAGCCCAAGAAGCCGGCGGCCAAGAAGCCCGCCAGCGCTGCCAAGAAGCCCAAGAAGGCGGCGGCCGTGAAGAAGAGCCCCAAGAAAGCCAAGAagccggcggccgccgcggccaAGAAAGCGGCCAAGAGCCCCAAGAAGGCCACCAAGGCAGGCCGCCCCAAGAAAGCCGCAAAGAGCCCGGCCAAGGCGAAGGCGGTGAAGCCCAAAGCAGCCAAGCCCAAGGCAGCCAAGCCGAAAGCGGCCAAAGCGAAGAAGGCGGCGCCCAAAAAGAAGTAA
- the LOC142045082 gene encoding histone H2B 8: MPEPAKSAPAPKKGSKKAVTKTQKKGDKKRRKTRKESYSIYVYKVLKQVHPDTGISSKAMGIMNSFVNDIFERIAGEASRLAHYNKRSTITSREIQTAVRLLLPGELAKHAVSEGTKAVTKYTSSK, translated from the coding sequence ATGCCGGAACCAGCTAAATCCGCTCCTGCTCCGAAGAAGGGCTCCAAGAAAGCTGTCACCAAGACGCAGAAAAAGGGTGACAAGAAGCGTAGAAAGACTAGGAAGGAGAGCTACTCGATCTACGTGTACAAGGTGCTGAAGCAGGTGCACCCCGACACGGGTATCTCCTCCAAGGCCATGGGCATCATGAACTCCTTCGTCAACGACATCTTCGAGCGCATCGCCGGCGAGGCCTCGCGCCTGGCGCACTACAACAAGCGCTCCACCATCACCTCGCGGGAGATCCAGACGGCCGTGCGGCTCCTGCTGCCCGGCGAGCTGGCCAAGCACGCCGTCTCCGAGGGCACCAAGGCTGTCACCAAGTACACCAGCTCCAAGTAA